Proteins co-encoded in one Paraburkholderia terrae genomic window:
- a CDS encoding YfgM family protein encodes MSYHDEQESLESLKAWWAQWGNGVTWIVLVALVAAAGWNGWNYWQRHQAAEAAVLYDQVQQATAGTDKAAITRVATDMEDKFSGTAYAQMTALAAAKALYAAGDEPGAKAQLQWAVDHAKDDEFKQIAKLRLASLLLDEKAYDAGLALLNDPSDAFKGVVADRRGDLLAAQGKRDDARAAYKLALDSLPKNDASARQLIQFKLDALGG; translated from the coding sequence ATGAGTTACCACGACGAACAAGAGTCGCTTGAAAGCCTGAAGGCATGGTGGGCGCAGTGGGGGAATGGCGTCACGTGGATCGTGCTGGTCGCGCTCGTTGCGGCCGCTGGCTGGAACGGCTGGAACTACTGGCAGCGTCATCAGGCAGCGGAAGCTGCCGTGCTGTACGACCAGGTTCAGCAAGCCACGGCGGGCACGGACAAGGCGGCCATCACGCGCGTCGCGACCGACATGGAAGACAAGTTCAGCGGCACGGCTTACGCGCAGATGACGGCGCTCGCAGCCGCGAAGGCGCTGTATGCGGCAGGCGACGAACCGGGCGCGAAAGCGCAGCTCCAATGGGCCGTCGACCACGCGAAGGACGACGAATTCAAGCAGATTGCGAAGCTGCGTCTCGCGTCGCTGCTGCTCGATGAAAAAGCCTATGACGCCGGTCTCGCGTTGCTGAACGATCCTTCGGACGCGTTCAAGGGCGTCGTCGCGGATCGCCGCGGCGACCTGCTCGCCGCGCAAGGCAAGCGCGACGATGCACGCGCCGCCTACAAGCTCGCGCTCGACTCGCTGCCGAAGAACGATGCCTCGGCCCGTCAACTGATCCAGTTCAAGCTCGACGCGCTGGGCGGCTGA
- the hisS gene encoding histidine--tRNA ligase: protein MTEQKKQKLEKLSGVKGMNDILPQDAGLWEFFESTVKSMLRSYGYQNIRTPIVEHTQLFTRGIGEVTDIVEKEMYSFTDALNGENLTMRPENTAAVVRASIEHNMLYDGPKRLWYIGPMFRHERPQRGRYRQFHQVGVEALGFAGPDTDAEIILMCQRLWDDLGLTGIKLEINSLGLAEERAKHRVELIAYLEKHLDVLDEDAKRRLHTNPLRVLDTKNPAMQEVAQNAPKLIDFLGEESRAHFEGLQRILKANNIPFTINPRLVRGLDYYNLTVFEWVTDKLGAQGTVAAGGRYDPLIEQLGGKPTAACGWAMGIERILELLKEEKLVPEAEGCDVYVAHQGDAAREQAFIVAERLRDTGLDVILHCSPDGQASSFKSQMKRADASGAAFAVVLGEDEIANGTAGVKALRDTSQSDGKSEQQTVPLEDLTEYLINAMVASTEDGDD, encoded by the coding sequence ATGACTGAACAGAAGAAGCAGAAGCTCGAAAAGTTGTCCGGCGTGAAGGGCATGAACGACATCCTTCCGCAGGACGCCGGCTTGTGGGAATTTTTCGAATCGACGGTCAAGTCGATGCTGCGTTCGTACGGATACCAGAATATCCGCACGCCGATCGTCGAGCACACGCAGCTCTTCACGCGCGGTATCGGCGAAGTGACCGACATCGTCGAGAAAGAGATGTACAGCTTCACCGACGCGCTGAACGGCGAAAACCTGACGATGCGTCCGGAGAACACGGCTGCCGTGGTGCGCGCATCGATCGAACACAACATGCTGTACGACGGCCCGAAGCGCCTGTGGTACATCGGCCCGATGTTCCGTCACGAGCGTCCGCAGCGTGGCCGTTACCGCCAGTTCCATCAGGTGGGTGTCGAGGCACTCGGCTTCGCCGGTCCGGACACGGACGCTGAGATCATCCTGATGTGCCAGCGTCTGTGGGACGACCTCGGGCTGACGGGCATCAAGCTCGAAATCAACTCGCTGGGTCTCGCGGAAGAGCGTGCAAAGCACCGCGTCGAACTGATCGCGTATCTCGAGAAACACCTCGACGTGCTCGACGAAGACGCGAAGCGTCGTCTGCACACGAACCCGCTGCGCGTGCTGGATACGAAGAACCCGGCCATGCAGGAAGTCGCGCAGAATGCGCCGAAGCTGATCGATTTCCTCGGCGAGGAATCGCGCGCGCACTTTGAAGGGCTGCAGCGCATCCTGAAGGCGAACAACATTCCGTTCACGATCAATCCGCGTCTCGTGCGCGGTCTGGATTATTACAATCTGACCGTGTTCGAATGGGTTACCGACAAGCTCGGCGCGCAAGGTACGGTCGCGGCAGGCGGCCGCTACGATCCGCTGATCGAGCAGCTCGGCGGCAAGCCGACAGCGGCGTGCGGCTGGGCGATGGGTATCGAACGCATTCTCGAGCTGCTGAAGGAAGAGAAGCTCGTGCCCGAAGCAGAAGGCTGCGATGTGTACGTCGCGCACCAGGGCGATGCGGCACGCGAGCAAGCGTTCATTGTCGCCGAGCGTCTGCGTGACACGGGCCTCGACGTGATTCTGCATTGCAGTCCTGATGGTCAGGCGTCGAGCTTCAAGTCGCAGATGAAGCGCGCGGACGCAAGCGGCGCAGCGTTCGCCGTGGTCCTCGGCGAAGATGAGATCGCGAACGGCACGGCTGGCGTGAAGGCCCTGCGCGACACCTCGCAAAGCGATGGAAAGAGCGAGCAACAAACGGTGCCGCTCGAAGACTTGACCGAATATCTAATCAATGCGATGGTTGCGTCCACCGAAGACGGCGACGACTGA